In Atribacterota bacterium, a single window of DNA contains:
- a CDS encoding isoprenylcysteine carboxylmethyltransferase family protein yields the protein MERCGTTLARIGKKLFPHRGIIWGFLGLLLFLFAHPQRTFFIYGFLLIVFGEVLRIWAVGYIRNYRKAMEEDVEELTSCGPYAYTRNPLYLANGVIGTGIVLLSGLWWMVFPFWVVFMVLYGSIVRAEEVFLEKKFGHTYQNYKNEVPAFIFRLTPYQGKKKPFAWEVVFQKEIITLITLSAIVLLFYLRGFLAF from the coding sequence ATGGAGCGTTGTGGAACGACTTTAGCCAGAATTGGCAAGAAACTCTTTCCCCACCGGGGGATAATCTGGGGGTTTTTGGGTCTCCTTCTTTTTCTTTTCGCTCATCCACAAAGGACGTTTTTTATTTATGGGTTTTTGCTTATCGTGTTTGGTGAGGTTTTACGCATCTGGGCGGTGGGGTATATAAGGAATTACCGGAAAGCAATGGAAGAAGATGTAGAAGAACTCACCAGCTGTGGTCCTTATGCCTATACTCGAAACCCACTTTACCTGGCCAATGGTGTGATCGGCACAGGGATTGTTCTGCTCTCGGGTCTCTGGTGGATGGTATTCCCATTCTGGGTGGTTTTTATGGTGCTTTATGGGTCCATTGTGAGGGCTGAGGAAGTATTCTTAGAAAAAAAATTTGGGCATACTTATCAGAATTACAAAAACGAGGTTCCTGCTTTCATTTTTCGATTGACCCCCTATCAGGGGAAGAAAAAACCGTTTGCTTGGGAGGTTGTGTTTCAAAAGGAAATCATCACCCTAATTACTCTGAGTGCGATAGTGCTTCTTTTTTACCTTCGTGGTTTTCTTGCCTTTTAG
- a CDS encoding AIR synthase family protein — protein sequence MLYGAGLGRDCGVLRLGTDFLAVTCDPITGAPDFLGFFAVQVVVNDLVCSGAEPVAVLVSLVFPPESTLEMVEKTMREIDTFCREWKIVVLGGHTEISQVVRKPLVHCVGLGRIANDHFPDVSKVLPGDSILMTKGVGIEGTAILAWEKSEELQKKFGKELVERAQSFLNMMNVVEDARIANSFSPHCLHDVTEGGLLGALWEVCAGQNLGFEIEEEKVFIFPETRAIAQHFAIDPLCLISSGTLLIFTPFPEDIMKALREASIPVFEVGKVTREPRRIVRYKDGFIREIKSCPQDALWSVVERL from the coding sequence GTGCTTTATGGAGCGGGTTTGGGGAGGGATTGTGGCGTATTGCGCTTGGGGACAGACTTTTTGGCAGTAACCTGTGACCCGATTACGGGTGCACCTGATTTCCTGGGTTTTTTTGCTGTGCAAGTGGTGGTCAATGACCTGGTCTGTAGTGGTGCAGAGCCGGTGGCGGTGTTGGTGAGTCTCGTTTTTCCTCCCGAAAGCACTTTGGAAATGGTTGAGAAAACCATGCGGGAAATCGACACCTTTTGTCGGGAATGGAAGATTGTGGTTTTGGGAGGACACACCGAAATTTCTCAGGTGGTGCGCAAGCCCTTGGTGCACTGTGTGGGTCTGGGAAGGATAGCGAATGACCATTTTCCCGATGTGAGCAAGGTCCTTCCTGGAGATTCAATCCTCATGACCAAGGGTGTGGGCATTGAAGGGACGGCCATTCTTGCCTGGGAAAAGAGCGAGGAGCTCCAGAAAAAGTTTGGGAAAGAACTTGTGGAAAGGGCACAATCTTTCCTCAACATGATGAACGTAGTTGAGGACGCGCGAATCGCTAACTCTTTTTCCCCCCACTGTCTTCATGATGTCACCGAAGGAGGGCTACTCGGGGCACTATGGGAAGTGTGTGCGGGACAGAATCTGGGTTTTGAAATTGAGGAAGAGAAGGTTTTTATCTTTCCGGAAACGAGAGCCATCGCGCAGCATTTTGCCATTGACCCCCTTTGTCTTATTTCCAGCGGTACTCTTCTCATTTTTACCCCTTTTCCGGAGGATATAATGAAGGCTTTGCGAGAAGCATCCATTCCGGTATTTGAAGTGGGTAAAGTGACCAGAGAACCTCGAAGGATTGTGCGCTATAAGGATGGTTTTATTAGAGAAATAAAAAGCTGTCCTCAGGACGCCTTATGGAGCGTTGTGGAACGACTTTAG